Within the Achromobacter spanius genome, the region CACCGTGGCTGAAGTGCTGCCCTACTCGGCCAAGACGGTGGACCTGTCGTCGTTGATCCTGCGCTTGAAGGGCGCCAAGGTCGACGTTGTGCTGCAAACGGCCTACCAGAACGACGCCATCCTGTATTTCAGCCAGGCACGCGCGGCGGGCTTCAAGCCCAAGGTCGTGATCGGCGCGGGCGGCGGTTATTCGCTGGCCGACACCGCCAAGGCTGTGGGTGCCGACATGAACGGTGTGTTCGACCTGGACTTTCCCCAAGCGTCCATCAATCCGGCTGGCGCGCCGGGCCTGGACAAATTCCTGGCCGCCTACAAAGCCACCTACAAGAGCGACCCGCAGTCCGGCCACAGCCTGACCAACTACGTCGGCGCCAAGGCCTTCTTTGAAGCCATCGGCAACGCCAAGTCCACCGACAAGGACAAGATCCGCGCCGCGGTACTGGCCTACAAGAAGCCGGCCGGCCAAACGGCCAACGGCTGGGGGTTCGACTTCGGTGAAGACGGCCAGAACAACGCCTCGACGTTCTACGTCATGCAGTGGCAGGACGGCAAGCTCGTCACCATTGCGCCCAGCAACCTCGCACTTGGCAAGCCCGTCTTCAATAAGTAAGCGCGACGCCAGTGATCAGGCGCTCGGGGGCGCCTGATGTTTCCCGGGAATATCGCGCCCCGGCGCGGCCGCCATCGCAGCGGCCACGCCGGGGCCGCGTCCCGCTCTAAGAGGTTGCACCATGGATATCTTCATTCAACTGGTCATCAATGGCCTGTTGCTGGGCGGCGCTTACACCATCATCAGCCTGGGGCTGACGTTGATCTTCGGCGTCGTGCGCGTCGTGAACTTCGCGCATGGCGAGTTCCTGATGGTTGGCATGTACCTGGTTTACCTGATCGCCGCGCAATTCGGCGTCCACCCTTATGTGGGCCTGGTGCCGGTGGCGGTGATTCTGTTCGCGCTGGGTGCGCTGACGCAAAAGGGCATCATCCAGCCTCTGTTGAACGCCGACCAGCACATCCAGATTTTCGCCACGGTGGGCGTGTCCACCATCCTGCTGAACCTGGCCCTGGTGATCTTCGGCGCCAATGTGTACCGCGCGCCGGTGGATCTGGGCACGAACGCCATCAATGTGGGCAATTACTCGATGGTGACCGGCCAACTGATCACCTTCGTCATCGGCATCAGCCTGGCGATATTGCTGCATCTGTTCATGCATCGCACCTATCTGGGCCGCGCGCTGCGCGCGGTGGCCCAGCATCGCTATGCCGCCACGCTGATGGGCGTGAACGTCAACAACGTCTACGCCATCGCCTTCGGCCTGGGCACGGCCTTCGTCGGCATCGCGGCCGGCTTGCTGGCGCCGCAGTATCCGGTGTTTCCCACGGTGGGCACGTACTTCGTGCTGACCGCCTTCGTGATCGTGGTGCTGGGCGGACTGGGCAGCCTGTATGGCGCCGTGGCCGGCTCCATGATCATCGGCATCGTCGATACGCTGGCCGGTTATTACATCGCCCCCGACCTGAAAGAGGTCGTCTATTTCGGGATCTTCCTCTTGATCCTTGTCCTGCGACCGAACGGCCTGTTTGGCGTCGGCACAGAGTGATCAGAGCCACAAGGAGCGAGACGTGTTTCCCGACTTTCGAAGCCCCAAAGCCTACGTCAGCCTGATTCTGCTGATTGTGATGTTCCTCGTGCCCGTCGTCATGGGCACGCCTTTCTGGACCAACCTGTTTGTACTGCTGTTCGTCTTCGCCTCGCTGTCCGTGGCGTGGAATATCGTGGGCGGCTATGCGGGCCAGCTTTCGCTGGGCCATGCGGTGTTCTACGGCATTGGCGGCTATACCGCCACGCTGCTGACGCAGAACTTCGGCATATCGCCGTGGTTCGGCATGCTGGCAGGCGCTGCGATTTCGGCCGCCGTGGCCATCCTGATCAGCTATCCCACCTTGCGGCTACGCGGCCCGTTCTTCGCGCTGGCCACGATCGCCATCCTGGAAGTGGTGCGCCTGCTGGTCATCCACGAAGAAAGCTGGACGGGCGGCTCCAGCGGCATCAGCCTGCCGCTGAACATCGGCTGGGCGTGGATCGTTTTCCGCGAAAAGCTCAACTACGTGATCATCGCGTTCGGACTGTTCCTGTTCGTGACGTGGGCGTCGTGGGCGATACGCAAGTCACGCCTGGGCCATTACCTGATCGCCATCCGCGAACGCGAAGACGCCGCGCTGGCCGTGGGTATCCATACCGTACGGGTGAAGATCATCGCGGCCGTGGTGTCCGCCATGCTGACCAGCATCATCGGCACTTTCCACATCACCTACCTGACCTTCGTGGATCCCAGCTCGGCGTTCTCGCTGGAGCTGTCGATCCAGGTGGCCATGTTCGCCTTGATCGGCGGGCTGGGCACCGTGGCCGGCCCCATCGCGGGCACCTTCCTGGTGCTGCCCATCGCGGAACTGGCGCGCGGCTGGTTGTCCAGCGTGGGCAACGGCATGCACGGGCTGATCTACGGCCTGATCCTGGTGGCGGTGGTGCTGACCATTCCGCGCGGGCTGGCCGGTGCGTTCGGCCCCGCCATCGAACGCGCACTGGCGCGCCTGCCTTATCTGGGCACGCCGCGAAAGAAGCGGCAATTGGCGGACGAACTGCGCCTGCACAGCGCCACCCGGTCCGAGCAGCCGGTACTGAAAGCCGACAAGCTGTTCAAGAGCTTTGGCGGCCTGCGCGCCACCAACGACGTATCGCTGACGCTGAACCAGAACGAAATCCTGGGCATGATCGGGCCGAACGGCGCGGGCAAGACCACGGTGTTCAACCTGCTGTCGGGCTTTCTGTCGCCGGACAAGGGCGATATTTCGATGCTGGACGCGGACGGCAACTGGGTCACGTGCAAGACGCCGGACGAGTTCGCGCACAAGGGGCTGGGCCGCACGTTCCAGATCGCCAAGCCGTTTACCGGCCTGACGGTGCTGGAAAACATCATGCTGGGCGCGTTCATCCGCACGTCGAACCGTGACGAGGCCGAGCAGATTGCGCTGAAGGTCGCCGAGCAGACGGA harbors:
- a CDS encoding ABC transporter substrate-binding protein; this translates as MFKFNKIILALGVCGALASGTAAADMKVGALFPFSGALALLGQESYRGLELAVNEINAAGGVNGEKIELIKADAVDPTQAVSETKRLISSNVVGVFGSYASGISYAATPVTELAGVPYFELGATAHKITTRGYKYLFRSNPNTALYGVSVVNALHDTIAPGMGLNPKDIKIGIIHEDGPYGTDVAATEKKRAQELGYTVAEVLPYSAKTVDLSSLILRLKGAKVDVVLQTAYQNDAILYFSQARAAGFKPKVVIGAGGGYSLADTAKAVGADMNGVFDLDFPQASINPAGAPGLDKFLAAYKATYKSDPQSGHSLTNYVGAKAFFEAIGNAKSTDKDKIRAAVLAYKKPAGQTANGWGFDFGEDGQNNASTFYVMQWQDGKLVTIAPSNLALGKPVFNK
- a CDS encoding branched-chain amino acid ABC transporter permease; the encoded protein is MDIFIQLVINGLLLGGAYTIISLGLTLIFGVVRVVNFAHGEFLMVGMYLVYLIAAQFGVHPYVGLVPVAVILFALGALTQKGIIQPLLNADQHIQIFATVGVSTILLNLALVIFGANVYRAPVDLGTNAINVGNYSMVTGQLITFVIGISLAILLHLFMHRTYLGRALRAVAQHRYAATLMGVNVNNVYAIAFGLGTAFVGIAAGLLAPQYPVFPTVGTYFVLTAFVIVVLGGLGSLYGAVAGSMIIGIVDTLAGYYIAPDLKEVVYFGIFLLILVLRPNGLFGVGTE
- a CDS encoding branched-chain amino acid ABC transporter ATP-binding protein/permease, coding for MFPDFRSPKAYVSLILLIVMFLVPVVMGTPFWTNLFVLLFVFASLSVAWNIVGGYAGQLSLGHAVFYGIGGYTATLLTQNFGISPWFGMLAGAAISAAVAILISYPTLRLRGPFFALATIAILEVVRLLVIHEESWTGGSSGISLPLNIGWAWIVFREKLNYVIIAFGLFLFVTWASWAIRKSRLGHYLIAIREREDAALAVGIHTVRVKIIAAVVSAMLTSIIGTFHITYLTFVDPSSAFSLELSIQVAMFALIGGLGTVAGPIAGTFLVLPIAELARGWLSSVGNGMHGLIYGLILVAVVLTIPRGLAGAFGPAIERALARLPYLGTPRKKRQLADELRLHSATRSEQPVLKADKLFKSFGGLRATNDVSLTLNQNEILGMIGPNGAGKTTVFNLLSGFLSPDKGDISMLDADGNWVTCKTPDEFAHKGLGRTFQIAKPFTGLTVLENIMLGAFIRTSNRDEAEQIALKVAEQTDLTKSLNTEARSLTVGGMKRLEIARALAIKPRILLLDEVMAGLNPTDIEKSIQMIRRIRDSGVSVLLIEHMMQATMALSDRIIVLNEGGVLVTGAPKDVVENPAVIEAYLGKEYQDA